The DNA region TCGTTACAGGTCTTTGGCGGCGCAGGTTTTAATACGGAATATCCCGTGGAAAAATTAATGAGAGATGCAAAGATCTTCCAAATTTATGAAGGCACATCGCAGATTCAAAGATTAATCATATCCAGAAATCACTTTGGGGTAGCTGCGAAGAAatcgcaataaaaaaaatgtatttatttattattgagaaGATTCGAAAAGTAACGATACTTATATCTTTTGGATGTTCTTATTATAAacttattacattttatatacattaattttattatattttatatctttttaaaatttttattatacaacatTACGCACACGCGTATCACCGATAATCGCACACAATAATATAACACGTATGGGAGAggttttataaatgtaatcgTATTGTCCGCTTGTGAAATGATTTATCCttgtaagaaaaaatctttacgtttaaaaaataaatgaatattttctgaGAAGGCCGATCAGCGCGAGATGCTTTGGGAAGTTTTGAATTTGGCGCGCAGAGGTTGTAGATGGCGCGACTAACGTGGCACGAAAGCGTTAGTCAAGTGCAATGTTCAATGAAAACGGATTACATCGCATTACGTCCGTCAAGCCATAGTTTTTACGCGGTTATATTTGGTGAAGTCGTGCGCGACGAGTTATGCAACGTTCGGTGTAAAAACGCTCGTCGATAGGGCACTCGGATATCGTGACACCTGACCTACTTAGACAAAGCGGCTGTTTCTGTTGGAGAGCCGTAACTCGAGGAGCTTGGAAACGCAAAGGACACGTTCATCGGCCTACCGATTCGAAGATTGGAAATTCTTAGGCACCAGGAGACATCGACGAAATCTTTCGCAAATTGCGTCTTTTCGTATCACGTCCGAAGGTTCAGTGCCGTCGTTAGGGATCACGGGCGCCCGGATAAGTTTACACTCGgtctaattaatttctcttttccctctggCTCCCAACAGAGATACAACCTATCtacgaattaataatcgtagaaggaagaaaattcgtcgaataaaCTCTCGTATCGGTACTTCGTAGAGTAAGCAGACAGAACGGACTATCCTCTCGCACAGAGTCGCACAACGTCGTCGGTTTACGgtttctccgtctctttgtACTCTATATGCCGATGGTTTTCCCTTTCGTTACGCACTACCGTAGCCATGCGTTGCGGAACCGCGAGCAAGTTGGCTAATTTATTCCCAATGTTAATCTTTTGAGGGAGacgaaagaacatttttttcacgATACCACAGAACGATTCTCTCTCGGTAATCTGCGAACGAGGTTAGACGCGACGTAAATCACGTAGGATTGGTAATCGATAGAAAGGGAAAGTATAAGTCGGTGGAGACGTGTCGGGTTGttggcagagagagagagagagagagagagagagagagagaaagagaaagaaaaagcgtagtaagaagatagagaaagaagaagagaaaaggaaagggaatcGGAGGAGCGCGATGATGTTGCTCGAAAATCTGTCGAGGCTCGCGACGGCTGCTGAAAGCGCCCCAAAGATAAATCCGTTGGAAGGGTACGGCCCTGGAGGTCGGTCGCGCTGTCAGAGGAGCGCGACGGTGCGCCGGACGCTCGCTTGACTAAGGGAGTGCCCGTCCCGATGCAAAGTGTAAGTGAAGTGGCCTACAGACCTACATTTCTCTAACGTTCCATTTTTTCAAGCCGACGAACAGGAGGTTAAGAATTCGCGCGGGTCACCATTTTACACGGACGCGTGCGATGTCGCCGTTGTGTGATACGTCGATCGGCTctcgatagagagagagacacggtGTAGCAGTTTCTCTCGCCGTGGAACGTTCTGTCGGTGCTGCCCGGCGGCGCGGGGAGAGTTCAAAGAAAgagcgagtgagagaaagagggagagggaaagagctagtgagagcgagagcgagcgcgcgcgccagccagccagccagccagccagctagtgggagaaagagagatagagagaaagagtgagaaggaGAGCACGGGACGGGCGAGAGACGGAGACGGCGAGAATCGTGCGCGCGCCCGCGCGCCGCAATAAGAGGGAGAGTGCGGCGGTGTGCGAGAGAGGAGCATAGAGAGAAACGGATCGTGTTGAACGGAGAGGGAATTAAATGCGTGTGTAGGTGCTCTCGAGAGAGCgggagcgcgcgcgcgcgcgctcgagCGAACGgctgagagggagagagaaagagagagagagagagagagagagagaaagaaagaaagaaggaaggaaagaacgaacgaacgaaagagcgtacgagcgagagagaaagagagaagcgaaaAGAGCaagtgcgtgcgtgcgtgcgtgcgtcgtacgtgcgtgcgtgcgtgcgtgcgtacgtacgGTGGAGAAGAGAAGGTGTCGTTGAAGGGGGAGGGAgcctcgttcgttcgttcgttcgttcgttcgttcgttcgttcgtccgtctgtctgtctgtctgtctgtccgttcgtccgtccgtctgtccgtccgtccgtccgtcgttcgctcgttcgtagGAATGCACGACGGTCGAATGGCTACAGGCTCGGGGGAAGGTGGCAGGGGCGGCGGGGGGCCCGTGGCACCTCTAGACAACAACTCCACCGCGACGACTACCCTTACGGAATCAACGACATCCTCTTCGTCGGCcgctccctcttcctcctcctctacctCATCTTCTagctcgtcctcgtcgtcttcgAATACCGCCGCGATCTTGACGGAGAATCACGCGAATGCAACTAATCTGCCATTGACTACGGGATCCCAGCAGCCTCAACAAACTCTTCATCATCAGCAAcatcaacagcagcagcaacaacaacaacaacaacaacaacaatcacaacaacaacaacagcagcagcagcaacagcaatcACGTATCAGGCTCGATCTTCTCACCGATTTGCCCGCCAATGATGCTTCAGGTACGATCACGCAATGGCTCTTTTCCTCTAAatgctctctttttttctttttttttttttttctttacctttttctttctattcgctTTTCTCTTTGCACTCTTATCCTTTTGCTATCCTCCCGGCAAACctttttccatccttttttctttcttccatcctCTCACGCATTGCTTTCGAATCTCCTctgctatttctttctttccctcttttttctaccCTCCATTTACCTCCTCGGCTTTGTCGCAATCCCCTCTCCATCCtgctctccccctctctttttcttccatggATTTTCTCCCGCGCGTGCACCTTCCCGATCAAGAGGGAAAGAAGCGTGGCGATCATACAATGCACTCGATCGTTCTGTTTTCGAATGAATCGAGTGACGTGATCTATTCCGTACCTTTGAAACGAGAACAGGTGCCGCCGCATGAATGCGATCTCTTCTAATAGATCGCAACGTTTACGGAACCAGGGACAATCTCTCTTTTATGATTTTCAGAGAAACAAGCGAGTATATTCGGCCGTTTATCCAGGAAATTTTCGTAACGGTCTAAAGAACTAATCACGAGAGAACTAATCATCGTCCTCCTTTTGCAAATCGTTTTGTATTTGGCGCCATTAAAATATTCGGCGAGAATACTTTGCGCACGGCGACGTTTGGCGTCGCGTCGGTCGGGTAGGACGCAACAGGcgttttcaattaaatttcaaagcGGAATTGCTTTCAGAGCGTGACTCTACAGCGGCTGTCCTCGATTTGGAAAGAGCTTTGAAAGCGCGTTTTCGCGAACGCGCCGCGCGTCCGTTACCCTACACGTTCCGGGAAAATAACGTCGAGGAAATAACTCTCTCGggtttctttattcttttatccgCTACATAAAAGTTTCTGCGTGCGCGCCCCCTctcatccttcttttctctctctctctctctctctcttttacgaaataagaaataacgaGTCATATTTTACTTGGCAAGAGGCTATTTATCTTATTCGTTGCTTTGAAACTTCAACGATCGATAGAAACATTAGTTTCGTTTTTACACCTGCTCCATGAGAAACCCAACACAACGGGAGGGGTCGTTCGTCCCCAAATGCGCTCGAAAAGAAACCCTATTTGAACAGAATCTTTTTCGTAAGCGTGCCGGCGCGTGCCAAAGtagaaaatgttaatatcCTTGTAGGATGTTTCCCTTGTAACAACCTTGACGATACGGAAAGTCAACATCTACCTGCTGCGTCGATATGCACTTGTTGCGCTAT from Vespula pensylvanica isolate Volc-1 chromosome 12, ASM1446617v1, whole genome shotgun sequence includes:
- the LOC122633503 gene encoding probable serine/threonine-protein kinase yakA, coding for MHDGRMATGSGEGGRGGGGPVAPLDNNSTATTTLTESTTSSSSAAPSSSSSTSSSSSSSSSSNTAAILTENHANATNLPLTTGSQQPQQTLHHQQHQQQQQQQQQQQQQSQQQQQQQQQQQSRIRLDLLTDLPANDASVRRRRKKTNI